Genomic window (Desulforapulum autotrophicum HRM2):
GATATAAGTTCGCCTGTGGCCCCTGATCTCAGCCTCATCCCGGATGCCGCCAAGGGAGATGCGTATGAACTTTCGCTTCATTGCCTTTGCAATGGCCTGGCCCAGGGAAGTTTTCCCAACCCCGGGAGGTCCTGCAAAACAAATAATCTGGCCCTTTAAACCGGGGTTGAGTTTTCTGACACTCAGGTATTCAAGTATTCGATCCTTGACCTTGTCAAGGCCGTAGTGATTCTTGTCAAGGAGCTGGGCTGACTTTTCAATGTCCAGAAAATCCTTGGTCGAACGGTTCCAGGGCAGCTCCACAATGCAGTCAAGATAGGTCCGTATGATGGACGCCTCTGACGAGTCCGAATGCATCTGTTCAAGGCGCCTCAACTGTTTAAAAGCCTCTTCAAGGGAATCAGGTGGCAGTTTTGCCTTTTTCAGCTTGACCTTATAATCTTCGACCTCTGCAAACCGGTCTTCGCCCTCCCCTAATTCCCTGTGGATGGCCTTGACCTGCTCCCGAAGAAAATAGTCCCGCTGGCTCTTGGATATTTCATCCTTTACATCGGTCTGGATTCTTGCCTGGACCGTTGAAAGTTCAAGCTCCCTTGCAAGAAGATCATTAACCTTTGTCAGACGCTTAACCGTGTCCGAGGTTTCCAGTAGAATCTGGGCATCCTCGACCTTGAGCCTGAGATTTGCCGCAACAAGATCGGCAAGTTTTCCCGGAGACTCAATATGCTCAAGAATCAACCCCACATCCCCAGACAACTCTCCCCTCAGGGCAAGAATCTTTTCACTGCTCTCCCTTACGTTGCGCATGAGGGCTTCGGTTTCAATGGTAACCTCCTCAAGCTCCAGATCCTTGACAAGGGCAATTTCAACCTCAAAACTGGCCTTTTTCTTGATAAATCGCTTGATCTGGGCCTTGGTGATGCCCTGCACAAGGGCTTTTATCCTGCCGTCGGGCAGTTTAAGCATCTTCTGAACCCGGCCCACGGTACCCATCTCATATACATCAGACGCCTTGGGATTCTCCACCTCTGAATCTTTTTGGGCACACAGAAAGAGATAGCGATCCTTAGCCATGGCCTTTTCTACGGCCTTGATGGATTTTTCCCGGCCAACAAACAGGGGCAGAAGCATGTCGGTAAAGATAACAACATCCCTGACGGGCATCATGGGAAGGGTCAAGGGAATATCTTCAAGGCTTCCCTCTTTTTCTATTATCTCGATAAGGTCATCCATATCGGTCTCTGCCATTTGAACTCCTTTTGGTTTTACTTTGATTATTGTAGCACTAACAATAAATCATTTTTACCAGTTTACAACATCAATTCCATTTTTTTATTAATACCGACCCTGACTTGCAGCAATTTGAATTACTGCCTGACTTGACTTGGATCTGAAAAAATTCTATAGGGGAGACACTATAAAAGGAGACCCTATGACCATACCCATGGTATTGACCATTATAATTTTCTTCACAGGGGCATGCATCGGAAGTTTTTTAAACGTCTGCATCTATCGGATTCCCCTCCATCTGTCCATTGTCTGGCCAGGCTCAGCCTGCCCCCGCTGCAAGACCCCCCTGCCCTTTTATCTGAATATACCGATTTTAAGTTATATCCTCATCAGGGGAAAATGCAGATTCTGTCATGCACCCATTTCCATTCGATATCCCCTTGTGGAAGCGTTGACAGGCTTCCTGGCCCTGGCTGTCACGGCAAAGTTCGGGATCACTCCTGCCACTCTTTTTTATTTTACCTTTGCAGCCACCCTTGTGGTCATCTCATTCATCGACATTGACTTTCAGATCATTCCGGACATCATCTCCCTTCCCGGCATCCTCGTATTTGCGTCGGCTTCTGTGTTTATTCCCCGGATGGATTTCATGGACACGATCCTGGGAATTGTCGCCGGCGGAGGGACCCTCTACCTGGTGGCCCTGGTTTATTATCTTATCAGAAAAGAAGAGGGCATGGGCGGCGGTGACATCAAGCTGCTTGCCATGATCGGTGGCGTGGTCGGCTGGCAGGGGGTGGCATTCACTCTTTTTGCCGGTTCTTTGATGGGTACGGCAGGCGGGGTCATCATCATGGTCCTCACAAGGCTTGGGGACGTCAAGCTCAAAATTCCCTTTGGCCCCTTTTTGTCCGCAGGCAGCCTTGTCTACATTTTCTTCGGTGAACCCATTATAAACTGGTACTTCAGTCTGCTTTAGTCTCTT
Coding sequences:
- the lon gene encoding endopeptidase La, whose product is MAETDMDDLIEIIEKEGSLEDIPLTLPMMPVRDVVIFTDMLLPLFVGREKSIKAVEKAMAKDRYLFLCAQKDSEVENPKASDVYEMGTVGRVQKMLKLPDGRIKALVQGITKAQIKRFIKKKASFEVEIALVKDLELEEVTIETEALMRNVRESSEKILALRGELSGDVGLILEHIESPGKLADLVAANLRLKVEDAQILLETSDTVKRLTKVNDLLARELELSTVQARIQTDVKDEISKSQRDYFLREQVKAIHRELGEGEDRFAEVEDYKVKLKKAKLPPDSLEEAFKQLRRLEQMHSDSSEASIIRTYLDCIVELPWNRSTKDFLDIEKSAQLLDKNHYGLDKVKDRILEYLSVRKLNPGLKGQIICFAGPPGVGKTSLGQAIAKAMKRKFIRISLGGIRDEAEIRGHRRTYIGAMPGRILQGLRQCKVNNPVFMLDEIDKLGNDFRGDPSSALLEALDPEQNTEFSDHYLNMPFDLSKVLFILTANMTDTIPSALLDRMEVIRIPGYTREEKQTIATTHLFPRQLKENGLGRRHITISSGALAAVISEYTLEAGLRELERKLGAICRKIARKIAEGQKGKYAIKKQSLTTFLGPPTYVDELDQEESQVGLVTGLAWTEVGGEPLYIEVALCHGKGELSVTGQIGDVMQESARAALTFTKANMERFGIKKEAFEEKDIHIHVPAGAIPKDGPSAGIAMATALISAFTGRVVRNQVAMTGEISLRGRVLPIGGLKEKALGALRVGIKKIIIPEKNRKDLFDMPKSVKKKIEFFCVKELDQVLDIAFEPRQIPQPGKETDGVTEAQ
- a CDS encoding prepilin peptidase, whose amino-acid sequence is MTIPMVLTIIIFFTGACIGSFLNVCIYRIPLHLSIVWPGSACPRCKTPLPFYLNIPILSYILIRGKCRFCHAPISIRYPLVEALTGFLALAVTAKFGITPATLFYFTFAATLVVISFIDIDFQIIPDIISLPGILVFASASVFIPRMDFMDTILGIVAGGGTLYLVALVYYLIRKEEGMGGGDIKLLAMIGGVVGWQGVAFTLFAGSLMGTAGGVIIMVLTRLGDVKLKIPFGPFLSAGSLVYIFFGEPIINWYFSLL